The segment GCGGTGCGAGCAGTGTCATGACCTTGGTTTCGGCGAAGCGCTTGGCGTGAATCGGGTTCATGAAATTCTCCTGGTTGTGGTGAGTGAAAATCCAAGCATGAACTATGAAGTTGGTGTCGGGTCAACCCTGGGTGAACATTTTTCGCAAGGTGTACTGCTGTATTGTCGTGCGTTTCGAGTGTGCATATAAAAGTAAATAATTTAGTACTATAACATATATTTACATCTTTTTTCTTGATGTTTGTTGACAAAGCCAGAGAAAGTAATACATCAATTCAATCATTTTTTAAAACGATGTTTGAAATTGTTGCTGGAGATATCATGACGAAGATGGACGGAAAAAAGATAGGCACCAAGGACCGTATTCAGATGGCTGCCTCGGATGTCTTTGCGGAGTACGGTTTCGAGAAGGCAACTGTGCGCGAGATCTGTGCACGTGCCGATGCCAATGTTGCTGCCGTGAATTATCATTTCCGGGATAAGAAGGACCTCTTTCTGTTGGTGCTCCGTAGCTGGAAGATGTCTGCTCAGGAGAGATATCCGTTGGATATGGGATTGCCTGACGATGCTTCTGATGATCAGAAAGTTAACGCCTTTTACAAGGCGATGCTCAGGCGAATTCTGTTGGCAACTCAGGACTCCACAACCTCGTATCGTCGGGCCAAGGTCTTTATGCGGGAGTTGACCGACGGGTTGTTCAGGAATTCCGATGAGGGATGCGAAAATCACAAGCAGATGTTTGAGCATCTGACTCCCATCGTGTCCCGGTTGCTGGGCAGCAACGCGCAGAACCAGTTGGTGAACTGCCTGGATTCCATCATCGGGCAGGTGCTGACCTATTTTGTGGGATACGTTGTTGATCCCGAGATGTTCGAGGCGCTGCGCAGCGAAGGCGAGATCGATCGCGCGGCTCAACATATGACTGTATTTACGCTGGGAGGAATCCGGGCGGTCAAGGAGACACAGGAATGAAATTGCTGAGGGGTATCATTGTATCTGTCATGCTGGT is part of the Desulfovibrio ferrophilus genome and harbors:
- a CDS encoding TetR/AcrR family transcriptional regulator, producing the protein MTKMDGKKIGTKDRIQMAASDVFAEYGFEKATVREICARADANVAAVNYHFRDKKDLFLLVLRSWKMSAQERYPLDMGLPDDASDDQKVNAFYKAMLRRILLATQDSTTSYRRAKVFMRELTDGLFRNSDEGCENHKQMFEHLTPIVSRLLGSNAQNQLVNCLDSIIGQVLTYFVGYVVDPEMFEALRSEGEIDRAAQHMTVFTLGGIRAVKETQE